One window from the genome of Penaeus monodon isolate SGIC_2016 chromosome 4, NSTDA_Pmon_1, whole genome shotgun sequence encodes:
- the LOC119570658 gene encoding uncharacterized protein LOC119570658, with translation MGAAPLCTRGGVAPGGPTATPAQGGSPSVIQWSRCHTSHLECRTRVNSCVGVTCGAGSRCGRGWAWVWLLVAAGWAALLAPTCQANPDAKRLYDDLLSSYNRLIRPVGNNSDRLTVKLGLKLSQLIDVVSPALSALGHFRSKE, from the coding sequence ATGGGGGCAGCACCACTCTGTACGCGGGGGGGTGTCGCGCCCGGGGGTCCCACGGCTACGCCTGCTCAAGGAGGGTCTCCGTCAGTGATTCAGTGGTCTCGCTGTCACACTAGCCACCTCGAGTGCAGAACCAGAGTGAACTCTTGTGTAGGGGTGACATGTGGTGCTGGGTCCAGGTGTGGAAGGGGCTGGGCGTGGGTATGGTTGCTAGTGGCTGCAGGATGGGCGGCTCTGTTAGCGCCCACCTGCCAGGCCAACCCGGACGCCAAGCGCCTCTATGACGATCTACTTAGCTCCTATAACCGCCTCATCCGCCCTGTCGGCAACAACTCGGACAGACTCACCGTCAAGCTCGGCCTTAAGCTCTCTCAGCTCATCGATGTGGTAAGTCCGGCTCTATCAGCGTTAGGTCACTTCCGAAGTAAGGAATAA